A window of the Streptomyces sp. Ag109_O5-10 genome harbors these coding sequences:
- a CDS encoding glycine hydroxymethyltransferase, with protein MSDKSAPLSPESIAYRAALDVIRAVEPRVADAIGQEVHDQREMLKLIASENYASPATLLAMGNWFSDKYAEGTAGRRFYAGCRNVDTVEALAAEHARELFGARHAYVQPHSGIDANLVAFWAVLADRVEVPFLQKAGARQVNDLSEADWAELRHAFGNQRMLGMSLDAGGHLTHGFRPNISGKMFDQRSYGTDPATGLIDYDALRAQARDFKPLIIVAGYSAYPRLVNFRIMREIADEVGATLMVDMAHFAGLVAGKVLTGDFDPVPHAQIVTTTTHKSLRGPRGGMVLCDDSLKDQVDRGCPMVLGGPLPHVMAAKAVALAEARQPAFQDYAQRIVDNSRALAEGLTRRGATLVTGGTDNHLNLIDVETSYGLTGRQAESALLDSGIVTNRNAIPADPNGAWYTSGIRVGTPALTTRGLGTAEMDEVAGLIDRVLTATEPGTTKSGAPSKASHVLDEKVSTEIAQRATDLVAGFPLYPEIDLG; from the coding sequence ATGTCAGACAAGTCCGCGCCCCTGTCCCCCGAGTCCATCGCCTACCGCGCCGCCCTCGACGTGATCCGCGCGGTCGAGCCGCGGGTCGCCGACGCCATCGGCCAGGAGGTCCACGACCAGCGCGAGATGCTCAAGCTGATCGCCTCGGAGAACTACGCCTCCCCGGCGACCCTGCTCGCGATGGGCAACTGGTTCAGCGACAAGTACGCCGAGGGCACGGCCGGCCGCCGCTTCTACGCCGGCTGCCGCAACGTCGACACCGTCGAGGCGCTCGCCGCCGAGCACGCCCGCGAGCTGTTCGGCGCCCGGCACGCCTACGTCCAGCCGCACTCCGGCATCGACGCCAACCTGGTCGCCTTCTGGGCCGTCCTCGCCGACCGCGTCGAGGTCCCCTTCCTCCAGAAGGCCGGCGCCCGCCAGGTCAACGACCTCTCCGAGGCCGACTGGGCCGAGCTGCGCCACGCCTTCGGCAACCAGCGGATGCTCGGCATGTCCCTGGACGCCGGCGGCCACCTCACCCACGGCTTCCGCCCCAACATCTCCGGCAAGATGTTCGACCAGCGCTCCTACGGCACCGACCCGGCCACCGGCCTGATCGACTACGACGCGCTGCGCGCCCAGGCCCGCGACTTCAAGCCGCTGATCATCGTCGCCGGCTACTCGGCGTACCCCCGGCTGGTGAACTTCCGGATCATGCGGGAGATCGCCGACGAGGTCGGCGCCACGCTGATGGTCGACATGGCCCACTTCGCCGGTCTGGTCGCCGGCAAGGTCCTGACCGGCGACTTCGACCCGGTCCCGCACGCCCAGATCGTCACCACCACCACCCACAAGTCGCTGCGCGGCCCGCGCGGCGGCATGGTCCTGTGCGACGACTCCCTCAAGGACCAGGTCGACCGCGGCTGCCCGATGGTCCTCGGCGGCCCGCTCCCGCACGTCATGGCCGCCAAGGCGGTCGCCCTCGCCGAGGCCCGGCAGCCCGCCTTCCAGGACTACGCCCAGCGGATCGTCGACAACTCGCGCGCGCTGGCCGAGGGCCTGACGCGCCGCGGCGCCACCCTGGTCACCGGCGGCACCGACAACCACCTCAACCTGATCGACGTCGAGACGTCGTACGGCCTCACCGGCCGCCAGGCCGAGTCCGCCCTCCTCGACTCCGGCATCGTCACCAACCGCAACGCGATCCCCGCCGACCCGAACGGCGCCTGGTACACCTCCGGCATCCGCGTCGGCACCCCCGCCCTCACCACCCGCGGCCTCGGTACGGCGGAGATGGACGAGGTCGCGGGCCTGATCGACCGCGTCCTGACCGCGACCGAGCCGGGCACGACGAAGTCGGGAGCGCCGAGCAAGGCATCGCACGTCCTGGACGAGAAGGTCTCCACGGAGATCGCCCAGCGCGCGACGGACCTGGTCGCGGGCTTCCCGCTGTACCCGGAGATCGACCTCGGCTGA
- the rocD gene encoding ornithine--oxo-acid transaminase, whose translation MTATEALVATADAHSAHTYDPLPVVIATADGAWMTDVEGRRYLDFLAGYSALNFGHGHPRLVAAAKAQLERVTLTSRAFHHDRFAAFCTELAELCGMEMVLPMNTGVEAVETAVKTARKWGYRVKGVPAERAKVVVAGGNFHGRTTTVISFSTDPQARADYGPYTPGFEIVPYGDLTAMRAAVTENTVAVLLEPVQGESGVIVPPEGYLAGVRELTRERDVLFVADEIQSGLGRTGRTFACEHEGVVPDVYVLGKALGGGVLPVSAVVANAEVLGVFRPGEHGSTFGGNPLACAVALEVIAMLRTGEFQERAAELGDLLHRRLAEMTGSGRVTAVRGRGLWAGVDVDPEAGSGRAVAERLMERGVLVKETHGVTVRVAPPLVVAEEDLEWGVEQLWAVLSA comes from the coding sequence GTGACCGCTACGGAAGCCCTTGTCGCCACCGCCGACGCGCACAGCGCGCACACCTACGACCCGCTTCCGGTGGTGATCGCGACGGCCGACGGCGCCTGGATGACGGATGTCGAGGGGCGCCGGTACCTGGACTTCCTGGCCGGCTACTCGGCGCTGAACTTCGGGCACGGCCACCCGCGCCTGGTCGCGGCGGCGAAGGCGCAGCTGGAGCGGGTGACGCTGACGTCGCGGGCGTTCCACCACGACCGGTTCGCCGCGTTCTGCACGGAGCTGGCCGAGCTGTGCGGGATGGAGATGGTGCTGCCGATGAACACCGGCGTGGAGGCCGTGGAGACGGCGGTGAAGACCGCCCGGAAGTGGGGGTACCGGGTCAAGGGCGTGCCGGCGGAGAGGGCGAAGGTCGTGGTGGCGGGGGGCAACTTCCACGGCCGTACGACGACCGTGATCAGCTTCTCCACGGATCCGCAGGCACGGGCGGACTACGGGCCGTACACCCCGGGTTTCGAGATCGTGCCGTACGGCGACCTGACCGCGATGCGGGCCGCGGTGACCGAGAACACGGTCGCGGTGCTGCTGGAGCCGGTCCAGGGCGAGTCGGGGGTGATCGTGCCGCCGGAGGGCTACCTGGCCGGGGTGCGGGAGCTGACCCGGGAGCGGGACGTGCTGTTCGTCGCGGACGAGATCCAGTCCGGGCTGGGGCGGACCGGGCGGACGTTCGCGTGCGAGCACGAGGGGGTCGTACCGGACGTGTACGTCCTCGGGAAGGCGCTGGGCGGCGGGGTGCTGCCGGTGTCCGCGGTGGTGGCGAACGCCGAGGTGCTCGGGGTGTTCCGGCCCGGCGAGCACGGCTCCACCTTCGGCGGCAACCCGCTGGCCTGCGCGGTGGCTCTGGAGGTGATCGCGATGCTGCGGACCGGGGAGTTCCAGGAGCGGGCGGCCGAACTGGGGGACCTGCTGCACCGGCGGCTGGCGGAGATGACCGGCAGCGGACGGGTGACGGCGGTGCGGGGGCGGGGGCTGTGGGCGGGGGTGGACGTGGATCCGGAGGCGGGCTCGGGACGGGCGGTGGCGGAGCGGCTGATGGAGCGGGGGGTGCTGGTGAAGGAGACCCACGGGGTGACGGTGCGGGTGGCTCCGCCGCTGGTGGTGGCGGAGGAGGATCTGGAGTGGGGGGTGGAGCAGTTGTGGGCGGTGCTGAGTGCGTGA
- a CDS encoding glutathionylspermidine synthase family protein — MERRATEPRPGWQRTVEEQGLIYPLTRHPDGALRPYWDESAYYVFTLDEVEALEETVEELHAMCLAAADQMVKENRFADLGITDPQVAAAVTESWHRRTELPSLYGRFDLRYDGTGPAKLLEYNADTPTSLVEAASAQWFWMEDRFPGADQWNSLHERLVAAWRKQAPLLPPGAPLHFAHSSADELGEDLMTVAYLKETADQAGLATDWIPVEEIGWDSLSGRFVDNELRFIRSCFKLYPWEWLTTDAFAAHVLDTLDNGGGTGTTMWIEPAWKMLLSNKALLAILWELYPGHPNLLPAHLDGPRELAATRGYVSKPLLGREGAGVRVHAPGAEPVVRDEPCCYQELAPLPAFDGNHVVLGAWVVGEEAAGLGIRESSGLVTDDYARFLPHVILPA, encoded by the coding sequence GTGGAACGCCGTGCGACCGAACCCCGCCCCGGCTGGCAGCGGACCGTCGAGGAACAGGGCCTGATCTACCCGCTCACCCGCCACCCCGACGGCGCCCTGCGCCCGTACTGGGACGAGAGCGCCTACTACGTCTTCACCCTCGACGAGGTGGAGGCGCTGGAGGAGACCGTCGAGGAACTGCACGCCATGTGCCTGGCGGCAGCGGACCAGATGGTCAAGGAGAATCGTTTCGCCGACCTGGGCATCACCGACCCGCAGGTCGCGGCGGCCGTCACCGAGTCCTGGCACCGACGCACCGAACTCCCCTCCCTGTACGGCCGCTTCGACCTGCGCTACGACGGAACCGGCCCGGCGAAGCTCCTGGAGTACAACGCCGACACCCCCACCTCCCTGGTGGAGGCCGCGTCGGCGCAGTGGTTCTGGATGGAGGACCGCTTCCCGGGCGCCGACCAGTGGAACAGCCTCCACGAACGCCTCGTCGCCGCCTGGCGGAAACAGGCCCCGCTCCTCCCGCCCGGCGCCCCGCTGCACTTCGCCCACTCGTCCGCCGACGAACTCGGCGAGGACCTGATGACGGTCGCCTACCTCAAGGAGACGGCGGACCAGGCGGGCCTCGCCACCGACTGGATCCCCGTGGAGGAGATCGGCTGGGACAGCCTCTCCGGCCGGTTCGTCGACAACGAGCTCCGGTTCATCCGCAGCTGTTTCAAGCTCTACCCGTGGGAGTGGCTCACCACTGACGCCTTCGCCGCCCACGTCCTCGACACCCTCGACAACGGCGGCGGCACCGGCACCACGATGTGGATCGAGCCCGCCTGGAAGATGCTGCTCAGCAACAAGGCCCTGCTGGCGATCCTCTGGGAGCTGTATCCGGGCCACCCGAACCTCCTCCCGGCCCACCTCGACGGACCGAGGGAGCTGGCGGCCACCCGCGGATACGTCAGCAAACCGCTGCTGGGCCGGGAGGGCGCGGGCGTCCGCGTCCACGCGCCGGGCGCGGAGCCCGTCGTCCGCGACGAGCCCTGCTGCTACCAGGAACTGGCCCCGCTCCCCGCCTTCGACGGCAACCACGTGGTGCTGGGCGCCTGGGTGGTGGGGGAGGAGGCGGCGGGCCTGGGCATACGCGAGTCGTCGGGCCTGGTGACGGACGACTACGCCCGCTTCCTGCCGCACGTGATTCTGCCTGCCTGA
- a CDS encoding DMT family transporter: protein MVCALAAAICFGTATVLQAVAARAAGDGAGGEAALLLRAVRQWRYVVGLGLDGLGFVFQILALRALPIYAVSAALASSLAVTAVVAARLLRVRLSGVEWAAVGVVCAGLAMLGLASGPEGDRAGSTTLKWVMLGTAVGVLLLGLAGGRLTGRGRALVLGLGAGFGFGVVEVSVRLIDTLRPAGLFTNPAAYALLVGGGGAFMLLTSALQRGSVTTATAGMVIGETIGPATVGVVWLGDRTREGLAWLAVLGFAVAVAGALALGRFGEAPATAEEG from the coding sequence ATGGTGTGCGCCCTGGCGGCGGCGATCTGCTTCGGTACGGCGACGGTCCTGCAGGCGGTGGCCGCGCGGGCGGCCGGTGACGGCGCCGGCGGGGAGGCCGCGCTGCTGCTGCGGGCGGTGCGGCAGTGGCGGTACGTCGTCGGGCTGGGGCTGGACGGGCTCGGCTTCGTGTTCCAGATCCTGGCGCTGCGGGCGCTCCCCATCTACGCGGTGAGCGCGGCCCTGGCCTCGTCGCTCGCGGTGACCGCGGTGGTCGCGGCGCGGCTGCTGCGGGTGCGGCTGAGCGGGGTGGAGTGGGCCGCGGTGGGGGTGGTGTGCGCCGGGCTCGCGATGCTGGGGCTGGCGTCGGGCCCGGAGGGCGACCGGGCCGGGTCCACGACGTTGAAGTGGGTGATGCTCGGGACCGCGGTGGGGGTACTGCTGCTCGGCCTGGCCGGCGGGCGGCTGACCGGACGGGGGCGTGCGCTGGTCCTCGGCCTCGGGGCGGGGTTCGGGTTCGGCGTGGTGGAGGTGTCGGTGCGGCTCATCGACACCCTGCGGCCGGCCGGGTTGTTCACCAACCCCGCGGCCTATGCGCTGCTGGTCGGGGGCGGCGGCGCCTTCATGCTGCTCACCTCGGCGCTGCAGCGCGGCTCGGTGACCACGGCGACGGCCGGCATGGTCATCGGGGAGACGATCGGCCCGGCGACGGTGGGCGTCGTATGGCTCGGGGACCGCACCCGGGAGGGGCTGGCCTGGCTCGCGGTGCTCGGTTTCGCGGTGGCCGTGGCGGGGGCGCTGGCCCTGGGCCGGTTCGGGGAGGCGCCGGCCACGGCCGAGGAGGGATGA
- a CDS encoding CGNR zinc finger domain-containing protein → MAVADREQQETLLLELLNSTPVVNGVAQDLLADPGAARSWQRAHGGSGTAAELRDLVAARDVLQAVVRGNLPATSLAPLLDGVTSRPQLSPAGVSWQLDAPEERRMAAEAVMAWSGVQQSLPGRLRPCANPECRLFLIDRSRTNGARWCSMAVCGNRMKARRHYQRTRDAVPD, encoded by the coding sequence ATGGCGGTGGCCGACCGGGAACAGCAGGAGACGCTGCTGCTGGAGCTCCTCAACAGCACGCCGGTCGTCAACGGGGTCGCCCAGGACCTGCTGGCGGACCCGGGGGCGGCACGGTCCTGGCAGCGGGCGCACGGCGGCAGCGGGACCGCGGCCGAGCTCCGCGACCTAGTGGCGGCTCGTGACGTCCTCCAGGCGGTGGTGCGCGGCAATCTGCCCGCCACCTCGCTGGCCCCGCTCCTGGACGGCGTCACCTCCCGCCCCCAGCTCTCGCCGGCGGGCGTGTCGTGGCAGCTGGACGCCCCCGAGGAACGGCGGATGGCCGCGGAGGCGGTCATGGCGTGGAGCGGCGTGCAGCAGTCGCTCCCGGGCCGGCTGCGGCCGTGCGCCAACCCGGAGTGCCGGCTGTTCCTCATCGACCGCAGCAGGACCAACGGGGCCCGCTGGTGTTCGATGGCGGTGTGCGGCAACCGGATGAAGGCGCGACGCCACTACCAGCGCACCCGCGACGCCGTGCCGGACTGA